A single genomic interval of Nostoc commune NIES-4072 harbors:
- a CDS encoding type I polyketide synthase, whose protein sequence is MDIANNFIHTLNDKDEIAIIGMAGRFPGANKVDSFWQNLRDGVESISFFTDEELISAGIDSASLNDPNYVKASGVLEDIELFDASFFGFSPREAEITDPQHRLFMECVWSALENAGYNSETYSGQIGLFAGVAASYYLLSNLYPNRELMESVDSFQTLIGNDKDFLPTQVSYKLNLKGPSINVQTACSTSLVTVHLACQSLMNGESDIALAGGVSIAVPQKTGYHYQQGGIQSPDGHCRAFDAQAKGTNGGNGLGVVVLKRLEDAIADGDFIHAVIKGSAVNNDGSLKVGYTAPSVDGQREVILEALALAGVEPETVTYVETHGTGTVLGDPIEIKALTQAFRASTNKKGFCAIGSLKTNIGHLNTAAGVAGLIKTIQALKHKQIPPSLHFQEPNPQIDFANSPFYVNTNLLEWKTDGTPRRAGVSSFGIGGTNAHVILEEAPVIEASSPSRPWQLLLLSAKTSTALDTATAQLRDYLEQNPDIPLPDVSYTLQVGRRAFDYRRIMITPDLNDAVKSLNSQDPQRIFSHHYEPSHCSVIFMFSGQGSQYANMGRELYEVEPTFKKHVDSCAEILQRHLGLDIRSLLYPKEQDTETASKQLQQTALTQSALFVTEYALAQLLMSWGVQPEAMIGHSIGEYIAATVAGVFSLEDALLIVAKRGELMQQVPTGSMLAIRLPEKDVQLLLSAQTLDKNSLQIAAINSPSSCVVSGTNEAVATLKNQLSSQQVECRLLHTSHAFHSQMMEPILEPFVQAVKKVKLNPPCIRFISNVTGTWITDAQATNPDYWCEHLRQTVRFSDGISLLLKQFEGVFLEVGPGRTLSTLTTQHLDKNSKQQILTSLRHIQDQQSDVNFLLQTLGRLWLFGVEIDWSGFYTHEQRHRLPLPTYPFERQRYWIDAKKQGQDSDVNDGLRLRTPVSLAKKPDIADWFYIPFWKPSLPPVQLKSQELAVPKSSALVFLDECGLGIKLVKELEKYNQDVITVKLGKRFTRLANQYTINPQNYQDYHTLIKELIGQKQLPKTIVHLLNVTPSSEQELEIEQVEQTQIRGFYSLLFLAQALGRQETTDDFNITVISNNLQPVTGTEVLSPEKATLLGPMKVISQEYSNINCRSIDVILPANGSWQEEKLLEKILAELTDDDSQKLIAYRGLNRWVQSFEPVRFEQAKIEKPRLREKGVYLITGGLGGIGLVLAEYLARNVQAKLLLVGRSALPKKDEWEKWLTTHDEADSTSCKIRKVQELEQLGAEVLVVNADVANQEEMQNAIARAQEQFSQLNGVIHAAGVVSGESIEKIGKSECEQQFKAKIYGSLVLEKVLQDKQLDFCLLLSSLSSVLGGLGFIAYSTANIFMDAFVHQHNQNHPVSWTSISWDGWQLEKENKQSTSLGASLHELAIQPEEGIKAFERVLGCSEFNHIVVSTGELQARIDQWLKLESFAEKEANLLLYDRPDLENIYVAPRNEIEQNIANIWQEILGIKNVGLNDNFFELGGDSLLIIQVRSRMLKKFNRNLSVGELFEYSTVSTLAEYIDNKKIEEPTFQQADQRASRKEAAMQEKRQLMQQRRKVHG, encoded by the coding sequence ATGGATATAGCAAATAATTTTATTCATACTTTAAATGATAAAGACGAAATCGCTATTATTGGTATGGCAGGTCGTTTTCCTGGAGCAAATAAAGTTGATAGCTTTTGGCAAAACCTGCGGGATGGTGTAGAGTCAATATCATTTTTCACAGACGAGGAATTAATATCTGCTGGGATAGATTCAGCATCGCTGAATGATCCCAATTATGTGAAAGCAAGCGGTGTATTAGAAGACATAGAGTTATTTGATGCTTCCTTTTTTGGCTTTTCTCCCAGAGAAGCTGAAATTACAGATCCACAACACCGCCTTTTTATGGAATGTGTTTGGTCAGCTCTAGAAAATGCTGGTTACAATTCTGAAACTTATAGTGGTCAAATTGGCCTTTTTGCTGGTGTAGCAGCAAGTTACTATCTGCTTTCAAACTTATATCCCAACCGAGAGTTGATGGAATCAGTAGACAGCTTCCAAACTTTGATTGGAAATGATAAAGATTTCCTGCCTACGCAAGTTTCTTACAAGTTAAATCTAAAAGGGCCAAGTATCAATGTACAGACTGCTTGCTCCACATCATTAGTGACTGTCCACTTAGCCTGCCAAAGTTTAATGAATGGCGAAAGCGACATTGCTTTAGCTGGTGGTGTTTCTATTGCAGTGCCACAAAAAACTGGCTATCACTATCAACAAGGAGGAATTCAATCTCCTGACGGTCATTGCCGAGCTTTTGACGCTCAAGCTAAAGGAACTAATGGTGGCAATGGTTTAGGTGTAGTAGTCTTGAAAAGATTAGAAGATGCTATTGCCGATGGTGATTTTATCCATGCAGTAATCAAAGGTTCTGCTGTTAATAACGATGGTTCTTTAAAGGTTGGATATACAGCTCCTAGTGTTGATGGTCAAAGGGAGGTAATTTTAGAAGCGCTTGCCCTAGCTGGTGTCGAACCTGAGACTGTTACTTATGTAGAAACGCACGGTACAGGAACCGTCTTAGGAGACCCGATTGAAATTAAGGCTCTTACACAAGCTTTTCGTGCTAGCACAAATAAAAAAGGCTTTTGTGCTATCGGTTCACTAAAAACTAATATTGGGCATCTGAATACAGCAGCAGGTGTAGCAGGATTAATTAAAACTATACAAGCATTAAAACATAAACAAATACCTCCAAGCTTGCATTTTCAGGAGCCAAATCCACAAATAGATTTCGCTAATAGTCCCTTCTACGTCAACACCAATTTATTAGAGTGGAAAACCGACGGTACACCCCGTCGAGCAGGTGTAAGTTCTTTTGGCATCGGTGGGACTAATGCCCATGTTATTTTGGAAGAAGCGCCAGTGATTGAGGCTTCGAGTCCCTCGCGTCCTTGGCAATTATTACTGTTATCAGCCAAAACCAGCACGGCTTTAGACACTGCAACAGCGCAACTGCGTGATTATTTAGAGCAGAACCCCGATATTCCCTTACCAGATGTCTCTTACACCCTACAAGTAGGTCGTCGAGCTTTTGACTATCGCCGCATCATGATTACCCCCGATCTAAACGATGCGGTAAAATCGCTTAACAGCCAAGACCCACAACGCATTTTTAGTCACCACTATGAGCCAAGTCATTGTTCAGTCATCTTCATGTTTTCCGGACAAGGGTCACAATATGCAAACATGGGTCGGGAACTGTATGAAGTAGAACCGACGTTTAAAAAACACGTAGATAGTTGCGCCGAGATTTTGCAACGCCACCTCGGTCTTGACATCCGCTCCCTACTTTATCCCAAGGAACAAGACACAGAGACGGCTTCAAAGCAACTACAACAAACAGCCCTTACCCAAAGCGCGTTATTTGTTACAGAGTACGCCCTGGCCCAGTTATTAATGTCATGGGGAGTACAACCAGAAGCAATGATTGGTCACAGCATTGGGGAATATATCGCCGCGACTGTCGCAGGTGTATTTTCCCTAGAAGATGCCCTATTGATTGTGGCAAAAAGGGGAGAGTTAATGCAACAAGTGCCTACAGGAAGTATGCTGGCAATTAGGCTTCCAGAAAAAGATGTGCAGTTGCTACTCTCTGCCCAGACATTGGATAAAAATTCTCTTCAAATCGCAGCGATTAACAGCCCATCTTCTTGTGTAGTGTCTGGTACAAACGAGGCAGTTGCGACACTAAAAAATCAATTATCTTCTCAACAAGTTGAATGTCGTCTGCTACATACATCCCATGCCTTTCATTCACAAATGATGGAACCAATATTGGAACCATTTGTGCAAGCTGTAAAAAAAGTCAAACTGAATCCACCATGCATTCGGTTTATTTCTAATGTAACTGGGACTTGGATTACAGATGCACAAGCCACAAATCCCGATTATTGGTGTGAACATTTGCGGCAAACTGTGAGATTTTCAGATGGAATATCTCTACTGTTAAAGCAGTTTGAAGGTGTTTTTCTAGAAGTGGGACCAGGACGAACCTTAAGCACATTAACAACACAGCATTTAGATAAAAATAGCAAACAACAAATACTAACTTCATTACGCCATATTCAAGACCAACAATCTGATGTTAACTTTTTGTTGCAGACATTAGGTCGGTTGTGGCTTTTTGGTGTAGAGATTGACTGGTCAGGATTTTATACTCACGAGCAGCGTCATCGTCTACCTTTGCCGACTTACCCCTTTGAGCGACAAAGGTACTGGATTGATGCTAAAAAGCAAGGACAAGATAGCGATGTCAACGACGGACTACGCCTACGCACACCAGTATCACTGGCTAAAAAACCTGATATAGCCGACTGGTTTTATATTCCTTTTTGGAAACCTTCTTTACCCCCAGTACAACTAAAATCTCAAGAATTAGCAGTTCCCAAATCCAGCGCCTTGGTATTTCTTGATGAGTGTGGCTTGGGTATCAAATTGGTAAAAGAACTAGAAAAATACAACCAGGATGTTATTACTGTAAAACTTGGTAAAAGATTTACAAGATTAGCTAATCAATATACGATTAATCCTCAAAATTATCAGGATTATCATACCCTAATCAAGGAACTTATTGGACAAAAACAGTTACCAAAAACGATAGTTCATCTTTTGAATGTTACACCTAGTAGTGAACAAGAATTAGAAATTGAACAAGTTGAACAAACTCAAATAAGAGGATTTTACAGTCTCCTATTTCTTGCCCAAGCTTTGGGAAGACAAGAAACTACTGATGATTTTAACATTACAGTTATTTCTAACAATCTACAGCCAGTAACGGGAACGGAAGTACTTTCTCCAGAGAAAGCAACTTTACTTGGACCAATGAAAGTTATTTCTCAAGAATATTCAAACATTAATTGTCGTAGTATTGATGTTATTCTACCCGCCAATGGCAGTTGGCAAGAAGAAAAACTTCTAGAGAAAATACTAGCAGAACTGACGGATGATGATTCCCAAAAGTTAATTGCTTATCGAGGTTTGAATCGGTGGGTGCAAAGTTTTGAGCCTGTGCGCTTTGAGCAAGCTAAAATCGAAAAGCCTCGACTAAGAGAAAAAGGAGTCTATTTAATTACAGGTGGACTCGGAGGTATTGGACTTGTTTTAGCAGAATACTTAGCTCGAAATGTACAAGCAAAACTACTGTTAGTAGGACGTTCTGCTTTGCCAAAAAAAGATGAATGGGAAAAATGGCTCACTACTCATGATGAGGCTGATAGTACTAGCTGCAAGATTCGCAAAGTTCAAGAACTCGAACAGTTGGGTGCAGAAGTTTTGGTAGTGAATGCTGATGTGGCTAACCAGGAAGAAATGCAAAATGCGATCGCTCGCGCTCAAGAGCAATTTAGTCAGCTAAATGGTGTTATCCACGCTGCTGGAGTTGTTAGTGGTGAGTCTATTGAAAAGATAGGTAAAAGTGAATGTGAGCAGCAATTTAAAGCAAAAATATATGGATCTTTAGTATTAGAAAAAGTCTTGCAAGATAAACAGCTTGATTTTTGTTTATTACTATCTTCTTTATCGTCTGTTTTAGGAGGACTAGGATTTATTGCCTATTCAACAGCAAATATCTTTATGGATGCTTTTGTACACCAACATAATCAGAATCATCCAGTTTCATGGACAAGCATAAGTTGGGATGGCTGGCAACTTGAAAAAGAGAATAAACAAAGTACATCTTTAGGTGCAAGTTTGCATGAATTGGCTATTCAGCCAGAAGAGGGGATAAAAGCGTTTGAAAGGGTTCTAGGCTGTAGTGAATTTAATCATATAGTTGTCTCTACTGGAGAACTGCAAGCTAGAATTGACCAATGGCTGAAGCTGGAATCTTTTGCAGAAAAAGAAGCAAATTTATTACTGTATGACAGGCCTGATTTAGAGAATATATACGTTGCTCCTAGAAATGAAATTGAGCAAAATATTGCTAATATATGGCAAGAAATTCTAGGGATAAAAAATGTCGGACTCAATGATAACTTTTTTGAATTAGGAGGAGATTCTTTATTAATAATTCAAGTTCGTAGTAGAATGCTCAAAAAATTCAATAGGAATTTATCTGTCGGAGAACTATTTGAATATTCAACAGTAAGTACCTTAGCTGAATATATCGACAACAAAAAAATTGAGGAACCAACATTCCAACAAGCCGATCAACGTGCTAGCAGAAAAGAAGCAGCTATGCAAGAAAAAAGACAATTAATGCAACAAAGGAGGAAGGTACATGGATAA
- the panP gene encoding pyridoxal-dependent aspartate 1-decarboxylase PanP, with product MTLSEKSLLSTNNFSPTERILHSEIGEYVKQMFVPTLGKSIETQIDEIVNDFSEEFLITKKANTNIEIDLIIKNFGESKIPLEPTDFESYFQYLGDNVVSHSIHTSSPQFIGHMTSALPSFVRPIAKLMTAMNQNAVKIETAKALSFYEREALAMMHRQIYNLSDNFYNLHIQNNQSTLGILTSGGTTANITALWCARNKSLGAKNEFLGVEKEGLTAALNFYGYKGAVVIGSELMHFSFDKAADLMGISTQNLIRVAVDSNNRVNIQALRQAVADCRQKNLHIIAIVGIAGTTDSGSVDPLEDIAEIAQENNIHFHVDAAWGGPVIFSRKHQQKLAGIEKADSVTIDGHKQLYLPMGIGMVFFRDPHLASSIEKHASYTMRKGSFDLGKRALEGSRPGMALFLHAALKLIGLKGYEFLIDEGIRKTQYMAARISVMPEFELLADPDTNLLIYRYIPEEFRGIIAEKKLIEKDNQIINNFNECLQKMQRQIGRTFISRTTKTTISLDKQFPVIAMRAVIANPLTTEEDIDAVLNDQIQIASEISISHVSKMNN from the coding sequence ATGACATTAAGTGAAAAAAGTTTATTATCCACAAATAATTTTTCTCCAACTGAGCGAATATTACATTCTGAAATTGGTGAGTATGTAAAACAAATGTTTGTACCTACTCTTGGAAAATCTATTGAAACCCAGATAGATGAAATAGTTAATGATTTTTCTGAAGAGTTTTTAATTACAAAAAAGGCAAATACTAATATTGAAATTGATTTAATAATTAAGAATTTTGGGGAGAGCAAAATACCTTTAGAACCTACTGACTTTGAAAGCTATTTTCAATACTTAGGTGATAACGTTGTTTCCCACTCTATACATACATCTTCACCACAATTTATTGGTCACATGACCTCGGCACTTCCTTCTTTTGTACGACCTATAGCTAAACTAATGACAGCAATGAATCAAAACGCTGTCAAAATAGAGACTGCTAAAGCTTTAAGCTTTTATGAACGTGAAGCTTTAGCAATGATGCATCGACAAATTTATAATTTATCCGATAATTTTTACAACCTGCATATTCAAAATAATCAGAGTACACTAGGAATTTTAACTTCTGGTGGTACAACAGCCAATATCACAGCACTATGGTGTGCCCGAAATAAATCTTTGGGAGCAAAAAATGAGTTTTTAGGCGTAGAAAAAGAAGGTTTAACAGCAGCTCTAAATTTTTATGGTTACAAAGGAGCAGTTGTGATTGGCTCCGAATTGATGCATTTTTCTTTTGATAAAGCTGCGGATTTAATGGGCATTAGTACCCAAAATTTGATTAGAGTGGCCGTTGACTCTAACAATCGAGTTAACATACAAGCATTACGCCAAGCCGTTGCAGATTGTCGCCAGAAAAACTTACATATTATAGCTATTGTTGGTATTGCTGGAACTACAGATTCTGGTAGTGTTGATCCCCTAGAAGATATTGCCGAGATAGCCCAAGAAAATAATATACATTTCCATGTAGATGCTGCTTGGGGTGGCCCAGTTATCTTTTCTCGAAAACATCAACAAAAGCTTGCTGGTATTGAAAAAGCTGATTCAGTCACTATTGATGGACATAAACAATTGTATTTACCAATGGGTATTGGTATGGTATTTTTCCGCGACCCTCATCTAGCTTCTTCAATCGAAAAACATGCTAGCTATACTATGCGTAAGGGATCGTTTGATTTAGGTAAACGTGCTTTAGAAGGTTCTCGACCGGGCATGGCTTTATTTTTACACGCTGCTCTAAAGCTGATTGGGCTTAAAGGATATGAGTTTTTAATTGATGAAGGAATTCGGAAAACTCAATACATGGCTGCTCGGATTTCGGTGATGCCCGAATTTGAATTGTTGGCAGATCCTGATACTAATTTATTAATTTATCGCTATATTCCAGAAGAATTTAGAGGAATAATTGCAGAAAAAAAGCTAATAGAAAAAGATAATCAAATCATCAACAATTTTAATGAATGTTTACAAAAAATGCAGCGTCAGATTGGTCGCACTTTTATTTCACGAACAACAAAAACAACCATTAGCTTGGATAAACAATTTCCTGTAATTGCCATGCGTGCAGTCATTGCCAATCCGTTAACGACTGAAGAAGATATTGACGCAGTTTTAAATGACCAGATTCAGATTGCTTCTGAAATTTCAATTTCACATGTATCAAAAATGAATAATTAA
- a CDS encoding type I polyketide synthase, whose translation MNIPTGAYTTNGSEIAIIGLSGRFPGAKNVDEFWHNLQNGIESISVFSDEELLEAGVDAALLSNPNYVKRNAVIEDAELFDAEFFGFNPRDAEMTDPQHRIFLECAWEALETAGYNSETYNGSIGVFAGSNLSGYLLNIYFNQNIRNLVDEQQIAIAADKDYLATRTSYKLNLTGPSYTVQTACSTSLVAVHLACQSLLNGECDIALVGGVSISASRKAGYIYQEGGISSPDGHCRAFDVKAQGTVAGEGAGIVVLKRLEDTLNDGDFIHAVIKGSAINNDGSNKVSYTAPHIEGQAKVIKTAQLVAEVEAETITYIEAHGTGTSLGDPIEIAALTQAFQNSTKKKNFCAIGSLKTNIGHLDAAAGVAGLIKTVLALKHKQIPPILHFEEPNPQIDFANSPFYVNNKLSEWKTNGIPRRAGVSSFGIGGTNAHVILEEAPVFTPEESVSRSWQLLILSAKTQTALESATTNLTNYLAHHPDSNLADVAYTLQVGRRSFNHRRVFLCQDISDAIKILTAPKQERVLSNFSETRNHSIVFMFPGQGAQYVNMGRDLYETEPAFQQQIDDCCELLKSHLKLDLKDILYPSTVETTEEQLKQTSLTQIALFVIEYALAKLWMAWGVHPQAMIGHSIGEYVAACISGVFSLEEALTLVVTRGRLMQQVEPGSMLSVSLSAEEIQPMLGSELSLAASNAPSLCVVSGGIGAIALLQNRLTEQGVDCRRLHTSHAFHSEMMEPILEPFVRHLREVNLKPPQIPFVSSVTGTWIRADQAINPDYWARHLQQPVLFNEGIAELLQQPRTLLEVGPGQTLTTLAKRQLVSQAVMLTSLRHPQEQISDVAFLLNTLSRLWLSGLQINWTGFYAKEQRRHIPLPTYPFERQRYWIEADPETTLSKAWQPSIGKKPDIADWFYIPIWKQSTPLEFFQGKELVTEQNTCWLVFIDEYGIGGEVAKRLKQQNYVVTVRVADKFTKLNECTYSINPRQSDDYNTLLQELRKDTLIPNGVAHFWSITPNNTLSNNKFKKQTFEDYHNLGFWSLLYFTQALGKENISDSLKLRVVTNNLYNVIGDEKLCPEKATILGPCKIIPKEYPNISSCIIDVVITADNIPLTQKFIDYLITELTTQQTDNLVAYRGSHRWIQTFEAVHLHESTLGKTKLKERGVYLITGGLGGIGLVLAEYLAKTVQAKLVLIGRKGLPERSQWKQWLETHDSEDSVSRKIQKMLVLEELGSEVEVKSADVANYEQMQVAVAEALEKFGQINGVIHAAGIAGGGIIQLKTQDLANSVLAPKVKGTLVLEEILNLQNIKLDFLVLCSSQSSILNEFGQVDYCAANAFLDVYAHYRTSKSDQFTVAINWGTWQEVGMAVETALPEQLKLQREENLKKGILSQEGAEAFNRILLSSLSHVVVSPQDFKAVIEQDNSFKYLEEGLALLEDKSASTSLSQLRHPRPNLRNDYVAPRNEVEATIAEVWQNLLGIKQIGIYDNFFELGGDSLLATQVFSRLRQEFQVQLSLHGFFEAPTVMEQALIVDEKKRNLEEKFNFKMIERIERSNEQQTLANINKLSDREVELLLNNMLQSEGAVQ comes from the coding sequence ATGAATATTCCAACTGGTGCATATACTACTAACGGTTCAGAAATAGCAATTATTGGATTATCAGGAAGATTCCCTGGAGCTAAAAATGTTGATGAATTTTGGCATAATCTCCAAAATGGTATAGAGTCAATTTCTGTTTTTAGTGATGAAGAACTATTGGAAGCAGGAGTAGATGCAGCACTTCTTAGTAATCCCAACTATGTTAAGAGAAATGCTGTCATAGAAGATGCAGAACTTTTTGATGCTGAATTTTTTGGTTTTAATCCCAGAGATGCAGAAATGACTGACCCCCAACACCGGATTTTTTTAGAGTGTGCTTGGGAAGCGCTGGAAACAGCCGGGTATAATTCCGAAACCTACAATGGTTCTATAGGTGTTTTTGCTGGTTCTAATTTAAGCGGTTATTTACTAAATATTTATTTTAATCAAAATATTAGAAACTTAGTAGATGAACAACAAATAGCGATCGCTGCCGATAAAGATTACCTTGCTACACGTACTTCTTACAAACTTAATTTAACAGGCCCTAGCTATACAGTTCAAACAGCTTGCTCAACCTCATTAGTAGCTGTACATTTAGCCTGCCAAAGTTTGCTCAACGGAGAATGTGATATAGCTTTGGTTGGTGGTGTTTCCATCAGTGCATCAAGAAAAGCTGGCTATATTTATCAAGAGGGAGGTATTAGTTCTCCTGATGGACACTGCCGCGCTTTTGATGTTAAAGCACAGGGAACAGTAGCTGGAGAAGGCGCAGGAATCGTTGTTTTGAAAAGATTAGAAGATACTTTAAATGATGGAGATTTTATCCATGCTGTAATTAAAGGTTCGGCGATAAATAACGATGGCTCAAACAAAGTTAGCTACACAGCACCCCACATAGAAGGTCAAGCTAAAGTTATCAAAACGGCTCAACTGGTTGCAGAGGTAGAAGCAGAAACAATAACTTATATTGAAGCTCACGGGACGGGAACATCTTTAGGAGATCCAATTGAAATTGCAGCCCTAACGCAAGCATTCCAAAACAGTACAAAAAAGAAAAACTTTTGTGCAATTGGTTCATTAAAAACAAATATTGGGCATTTAGATGCAGCTGCTGGTGTTGCAGGTTTAATTAAAACAGTATTAGCTCTCAAACACAAACAAATTCCTCCTATCCTGCACTTTGAAGAACCAAATCCTCAAATTGATTTCGCCAATAGCCCCTTTTATGTCAATAACAAATTATCAGAGTGGAAAACTAACGGTATACCACGTCGAGCAGGTGTAAGTTCTTTTGGCATTGGTGGGACTAATGCCCATGTAATTTTAGAAGAAGCTCCAGTTTTTACACCCGAAGAGAGTGTTTCTCGCTCCTGGCAGTTGTTAATTCTCTCTGCAAAAACTCAAACAGCTTTAGAATCTGCTACAACTAACCTTACCAACTATTTAGCACACCATCCTGATAGCAATCTTGCTGATGTAGCTTATACTTTGCAAGTTGGTCGCCGAAGTTTTAATCATCGTCGAGTATTCCTATGTCAGGATATTTCAGATGCTATAAAAATACTAACCGCGCCAAAGCAAGAAAGAGTTTTAAGCAATTTTTCAGAAACTCGTAACCATTCAATTGTGTTTATGTTTCCCGGACAAGGAGCGCAGTATGTAAACATGGGGCGAGATTTATATGAAACAGAACCAGCTTTTCAGCAACAAATTGATGATTGCTGTGAATTGCTGAAATCACATTTAAAGTTAGACCTCAAAGATATACTTTATCCCTCCACGGTAGAAACTACAGAAGAACAACTTAAACAAACTTCCTTAACGCAAATTGCGCTATTTGTAATTGAATATGCCCTTGCTAAACTTTGGATGGCGTGGGGTGTCCATCCGCAAGCGATGATTGGTCATAGCATCGGTGAGTATGTAGCCGCTTGTATTTCAGGTGTCTTTTCTTTAGAAGAAGCCTTGACTTTAGTCGTAACTCGCGGACGACTGATGCAACAAGTCGAACCAGGGTCGATGCTTTCCGTTTCTCTCTCTGCTGAAGAAATACAACCTATGTTGGGTTCAGAACTTTCTTTAGCAGCTAGCAATGCACCATCCCTTTGTGTGGTTTCTGGTGGTATTGGTGCGATCGCACTATTACAAAATCGTTTGACGGAGCAGGGTGTTGACTGTCGCCGCCTGCATACATCTCATGCTTTTCATTCCGAGATGATGGAGCCGATTTTAGAGCCATTTGTACGGCATCTTAGGGAAGTCAACCTGAAACCACCTCAAATTCCTTTTGTTTCTAGCGTTACTGGAACTTGGATTAGGGCAGATCAGGCGATCAATCCTGACTACTGGGCTAGACACCTACAACAACCCGTATTGTTTAACGAGGGAATCGCTGAATTGCTGCAACAACCACGAACCCTATTGGAAGTTGGGCCAGGACAAACATTAACTACCCTAGCCAAACGACAGTTGGTTTCACAGGCTGTAATGCTAACTTCGTTACGACATCCCCAAGAGCAAATTTCTGATGTAGCATTTTTGCTTAATACTCTCTCTCGGCTTTGGCTATCAGGATTGCAAATAAACTGGACAGGCTTTTATGCAAAAGAGCAACGCAGACATATTCCTTTGCCTACCTATCCTTTTGAACGTCAGCGTTACTGGATTGAAGCTGACCCCGAAACTACGTTATCAAAGGCGTGGCAACCATCAATAGGGAAAAAGCCAGATATTGCCGATTGGTTTTATATCCCAATATGGAAACAATCTACACCACTTGAGTTTTTCCAAGGGAAAGAATTAGTAACCGAGCAAAACACCTGCTGGTTAGTTTTTATAGATGAATATGGAATTGGAGGGGAAGTTGCTAAACGGCTCAAACAGCAAAATTATGTTGTTACAGTTAGGGTTGCAGATAAGTTTACTAAGCTGAACGAATGCACATATAGCATTAACCCACGCCAAAGTGATGACTATAATACCTTACTTCAAGAACTCCGAAAAGATACTTTAATTCCAAATGGAGTAGCTCACTTTTGGAGCATTACGCCAAATAATACTTTATCTAACAATAAGTTCAAAAAACAAACTTTTGAAGATTACCATAATCTCGGTTTTTGGAGTTTATTGTATTTTACACAGGCATTAGGAAAAGAAAATATCAGTGATTCTCTTAAGTTAAGGGTTGTAACGAACAATTTATATAATGTCATTGGTGATGAAAAGCTATGCCCAGAGAAGGCAACTATATTGGGGCCGTGTAAGATAATTCCCAAAGAATACCCAAACATTAGTTCTTGTATTATCGATGTAGTAATTACTGCTGATAACATTCCGCTAACACAAAAGTTTATTGACTATTTGATTACGGAATTGACAACACAGCAAACCGATAATCTAGTTGCTTATCGAGGATCTCATCGCTGGATTCAAACCTTTGAAGCTGTCCATCTGCATGAAAGCACTCTAGGTAAAACTAAGTTAAAGGAAAGAGGAGTTTACTTAATTACTGGTGGACTTGGCGGTATAGGTTTGGTGTTAGCGGAATATTTAGCAAAGACAGTACAAGCTAAGTTAGTTTTAATTGGAAGAAAAGGATTACCGGAGCGATCGCAGTGGAAGCAATGGCTAGAAACTCATGATAGTGAAGATAGTGTTAGCCGCAAGATCCAAAAAATGCTCGTGTTGGAAGAGTTGGGGTCAGAGGTCGAGGTTAAAAGTGCCGATGTAGCCAACTACGAACAAATGCAGGTAGCCGTTGCTGAAGCTTTAGAGAAATTTGGTCAAATCAATGGTGTCATCCATGCAGCAGGTATTGCTGGTGGTGGCATAATTCAACTAAAAACACAGGATTTAGCAAACAGTGTATTAGCGCCAAAAGTTAAGGGCACATTAGTATTAGAGGAGATTCTAAACTTACAAAATATTAAATTAGATTTTTTAGTGCTTTGTTCATCGCAAAGTTCTATATTAAATGAATTTGGGCAGGTTGATTATTGTGCAGCAAATGCGTTTCTAGATGTTTATGCACATTATCGTACTTCTAAATCTGACCAATTTACGGTGGCAATCAATTGGGGTACTTGGCAAGAAGTAGGCATGGCAGTAGAGACAGCACTACCAGAGCAATTAAAACTCCAACGGGAAGAGAATCTCAAAAAAGGAATATTATCTCAAGAAGGTGCCGAAGCTTTTAATCGCATTTTGCTAAGTAGCTTGTCTCATGTTGTTGTCTCCCCGCAAGATTTTAAAGCAGTAATTGAACAGGATAATTCATTTAAGTATCTGGAAGAGGGATTAGCATTGTTAGAAGATAAATCAGCTTCAACAAGCCTCTCTCAACTAAGGCATCCCCGTCCTAATCTACGTAATGATTATGTTGCTCCCCGAAATGAAGTTGAAGCAACTATTGCTGAAGTCTGGCAAAATCTGCTGGGGATTAAACAGATAGGTATTTATGATAATTTTTTTGAATTAGGAGGAGATTCATTATTAGCTACTCAAGTTTTCTCTCGATTGCGTCAAGAGTTTCAAGTACAACTCTCTCTGCATGGTTTTTTTGAAGCACCCACTGTCATGGAACAAGCCTTAATAGTTGATGAAAAGAAGCGGAATTTAGAAGAAAAGTTTAACTTCAAAATGATAGAAAGAATTGAGCGGAGTAATGAACAACAGACATTAGCAAATATAAATAAACTTTCAGATCGAGAAGTTGAGCTATTACTTAATAATATGTTGCAATCTGAAGGGGCTGTTCAATGA